The following are encoded together in the Candidatus Tumulicola sp. genome:
- a CDS encoding alkaline phosphatase family protein: MKRSWIFALAILASACSGGGSGSSSSPPVQPTTGPISSPNPYIKHIVIIVQENRSFDNLFATFPGANGATSGKGKHGIVKLMKYPLKDPVDIRHYFETFQTEYNNGKMNGFGSIDFANGQPAGNWPYQYVDPTNIAPYWTMAKEFTLSDEMFETQSSGSFVAHQDLIAGDTAINSSQVLVNLPSSTPWGCDAPSGTATSLLTQSREILVNQGPFPCLTYKTMRDTLDAAGVSWKYYAPTFEQHGGGWLWTAFDAIHAVRYGPEWKANVITPETTVLTDAKNGNLPAVSWVIPDYKNSDHPLSNSNTGPSWVASVVNSIGENPQLWKSTAIIITWDDWGGFFDHVAPKQIDLQGLGFRVPMLVVSPYARPGYISHTQYEFGSILQFVENIDGLQSLGTTDRRAASMLDCFDFNQKPIPFKPIASEYPIRRFVHERPSLHEVDYE; encoded by the coding sequence ATGAAACGTTCGTGGATATTCGCTTTAGCAATCCTGGCAAGCGCATGTTCGGGCGGAGGCTCGGGAAGCTCGAGCAGCCCGCCCGTGCAGCCGACCACCGGGCCGATATCCTCTCCCAATCCGTACATCAAACACATCGTCATCATCGTTCAAGAAAATCGTAGCTTCGACAATTTGTTCGCGACGTTTCCGGGTGCTAACGGTGCGACCAGCGGCAAAGGCAAACACGGAATCGTCAAGTTGATGAAGTATCCGCTCAAGGATCCGGTCGACATCCGTCATTACTTCGAAACGTTTCAAACCGAATACAACAACGGTAAGATGAACGGCTTCGGCTCCATCGATTTTGCAAATGGCCAACCGGCCGGCAACTGGCCCTATCAGTACGTGGATCCCACGAATATCGCGCCGTATTGGACGATGGCCAAAGAGTTCACGCTTTCCGACGAGATGTTCGAAACGCAAAGTAGCGGCAGCTTCGTCGCGCATCAAGATCTCATCGCCGGCGATACCGCGATCAACTCGAGCCAAGTGCTCGTCAACCTTCCCTCGAGTACCCCGTGGGGGTGTGACGCACCGTCCGGTACCGCGACGTCGCTGCTCACGCAGTCGCGAGAAATTCTCGTGAACCAAGGGCCGTTTCCGTGTCTGACGTACAAGACGATGCGCGACACGCTCGACGCCGCCGGCGTCTCGTGGAAATACTATGCGCCGACGTTCGAGCAACACGGCGGCGGGTGGTTGTGGACGGCGTTCGATGCGATTCACGCCGTTCGCTACGGGCCGGAATGGAAGGCGAACGTGATCACGCCCGAGACCACGGTCCTCACCGATGCGAAGAACGGCAATCTGCCCGCAGTCTCGTGGGTCATCCCGGATTACAAGAACTCCGATCATCCGCTATCGAATTCCAACACCGGACCGTCGTGGGTCGCCTCGGTCGTTAATTCGATCGGCGAGAATCCGCAACTGTGGAAGTCGACGGCGATCATCATTACCTGGGACGACTGGGGCGGTTTCTTCGATCACGTCGCCCCGAAGCAGATCGACTTACAAGGTCTCGGATTCCGCGTGCCGATGCTGGTCGTTTCGCCGTATGCGCGACCGGGGTACATCTCACACACGCAATACGAATTCGGCAGCATCTTGCAGTTCGTCGAAAACATCGACGGACTGCAGAGCCTGGGAACGACCGATCGGCGTGCCGCGAGTATGCTGGACTGCTTCGATTTCAATCAGAAGCCGATTCCGTTCAAGCCGATCGCGTCCGAATATCCGATCAGACGATTCGTGCACGAGCGACCGTCGCTGCACGAGGTCGACTACGAGTAG
- a CDS encoding peptidylprolyl isomerase: protein MLSAIAALPLMLALANSPAPSPKIFHPTALTAKAPAKYDVAFKTTAGSFVVEVDRSWAPQGADRFYNLVKYGFYNGATFFRVVPHFVIQFGLSSNPKINAAWTDADLHDDPVKGSNKTGYLSFASAGPNTRTTQVFINLADNARLDAMGFAPFGKVISGMNAVSKIFAGYGEQPDQNEITSEGKAYTDKSYPKLDKIESATISIPAPAPKKTPGH from the coding sequence GTGCTTTCAGCAATCGCCGCCCTACCGTTGATGCTGGCGCTGGCGAATTCGCCGGCTCCCAGCCCGAAGATTTTCCATCCGACCGCGCTAACAGCCAAGGCTCCGGCCAAATACGACGTCGCATTCAAAACGACGGCTGGTTCGTTTGTCGTCGAGGTCGACCGGTCGTGGGCGCCGCAGGGCGCCGACCGCTTTTACAATCTCGTGAAGTATGGATTTTACAATGGCGCGACGTTCTTCCGGGTCGTTCCGCATTTCGTCATTCAGTTCGGTTTGAGCTCCAATCCGAAGATCAACGCCGCGTGGACCGATGCCGACCTTCACGACGATCCGGTGAAGGGTAGCAACAAGACCGGCTATTTGAGTTTTGCGTCGGCCGGTCCGAACACGCGCACCACGCAAGTGTTCATCAATCTGGCCGACAATGCACGTCTCGACGCCATGGGCTTCGCACCGTTCGGCAAGGTGATCAGCGGAATGAATGCCGTTAGCAAAATATTTGCAGGTTACGGCGAGCAACCGGATCAAAACGAAATCACGTCGGAAGGCAAAGCCTACACCGACAAGTCGTACCCGAAACTCGACAAGATCGAGTCGGCGACGATTTCGATACCGGCCCCGGCGCCGAAGAAAACGCCGGGACACTAG
- a CDS encoding isocitrate lyase/phosphoenolpyruvate mutase family protein has protein sequence MRRSVNAFRELHEDGEILVLANVWDAGSAGLVAASGARAIATSSAGVAWAWGYPDGDILPRERLFDTVETVCRAAGDVPVTVDIESGFSDDPVDVGELAQHLCDLGAAGINLEDGTGSPDLLCEKIAAVKRMTHDAGLFVNARADVYLRELTPEAQALRESMDRVELYAQAGADGVFVPGVVRAGDIASLVQSVARPLNVLAVAGLPSLSELRRLGVRRVSAGALGAKLAYGTALAATHRFLQSAVASEFFSGDSLDYTETNRIFTRE, from the coding sequence GTGCGTAGATCCGTAAACGCGTTCCGCGAATTGCACGAGGACGGCGAAATACTCGTTCTCGCCAATGTGTGGGATGCGGGCTCGGCCGGTCTCGTTGCCGCAAGCGGTGCTCGCGCCATCGCGACCAGCAGTGCCGGCGTCGCCTGGGCGTGGGGCTATCCCGACGGCGACATTCTGCCGCGCGAGCGCCTGTTCGACACCGTCGAGACGGTGTGTCGCGCCGCCGGCGACGTTCCAGTCACGGTCGACATCGAGAGCGGTTTTTCCGACGACCCTGTGGACGTGGGCGAGCTCGCGCAACATTTGTGCGACCTCGGTGCCGCAGGCATTAACTTGGAAGACGGAACCGGATCGCCCGATTTGCTCTGCGAAAAAATCGCGGCGGTCAAGCGGATGACGCACGATGCGGGATTGTTTGTCAATGCGCGAGCCGACGTGTATCTGCGCGAGTTAACGCCGGAAGCGCAGGCGTTACGTGAGTCGATGGATCGTGTCGAACTGTACGCGCAAGCGGGTGCCGACGGCGTGTTCGTGCCCGGCGTCGTACGCGCCGGCGATATCGCTTCGCTCGTTCAGTCGGTCGCGCGACCGCTGAACGTACTGGCGGTAGCGGGACTGCCGTCGCTTTCGGAGCTGCGGCGACTGGGTGTGCGGCGCGTTAGCGCCGGAGCGCTCGGCGCCAAGCTCGCGTATGGAACCGCACTGGCGGCGACCCACCGTTTTCTACAAAGCGCTGTTGCGTCGGAGTTCTTTTCGGGCGATTCTTTGGATTATACGGAGACGAACCGAATCTTCACGCGCGAGTAG
- a CDS encoding AAA family ATPase — translation MIVYLNGAFGIGKTTVARLLMARIPEAILFDPELIGSVVTETLGSLDPKSDFQQYESWSELVGACLRSFRNAYPRSTIVVPMSLSNERIRDRTIAAMREADADFCPFTLVANTEELERRIYGRECSDASRAWCLQHVAAAPKPQAGDETVIDTTALAPEAVADRILDAIAKRG, via the coding sequence ATGATCGTCTATCTCAACGGTGCGTTCGGTATCGGAAAGACCACCGTTGCAAGGCTGCTAATGGCGAGGATTCCGGAGGCGATTCTCTTCGATCCGGAATTGATCGGGAGCGTCGTAACCGAAACGCTCGGCAGTCTCGACCCCAAGAGCGATTTCCAACAGTACGAGTCCTGGAGCGAACTCGTTGGGGCATGTTTACGATCGTTTCGAAACGCGTATCCTCGCTCGACGATCGTGGTCCCGATGAGTCTATCGAACGAGCGCATCCGAGATCGAACGATCGCGGCGATGCGCGAGGCCGATGCGGATTTCTGTCCGTTTACGCTGGTGGCCAACACGGAAGAGCTAGAGCGGCGAATATATGGGCGTGAGTGTTCCGACGCGTCGCGTGCGTGGTGTTTGCAACACGTGGCCGCCGCTCCGAAGCCGCAGGCCGGCGACGAGACCGTTATCGATACCACCGCGCTCGCCCCGGAAGCAGTCGCCGATCGGATCCTCGACGCCATCGCCAAACGGGGCTGA
- a CDS encoding oligopeptide transporter, OPT family, whose translation MRGLLLGAAITLVFTAANVYLGLKVGLTFASTIPAAVISMAVLRAVKNATIVENNIVQTVASAAGTLSAVIFVLPGLVMIGWWSGFPFWETFGVCAAGGILGVMYSVPLRRALVVQSDLPYPEGVAAAEVLKVGAERSPEASGGGLRALVTGSLASFGFAAVVASQLFTGEIDEYGRIGPSTTGIGFALSLALIGAGHLIGLTVGIAILAGLVIAWGVAIPLLTALHPLAGDAATVATAVWSHQVRFIGAGAIGIASIWTIGQLVKPVVNGLRSSIQASRHAAAGNDVPITERDLPIGTVAIIAALSLIPVALLFVEFLRGSVPPGLMAALVAGAVAYVVVAGFAVAAACGYMAGLIGSSNSPVSGLAILAVIGASLLLVALAGSQIAALGHALVAYSLFVTAILLCVATIANDNLQDLKTGQLVGATPWKQQVALIAGVIAGSLVIPPILNVLAHAYGFPGAPAHGNIQPLAAPQATLISALARGVIQGQIDWRLIGAGAILGAAIVAIDELLRKTTRLRLPPLAVGLGIYLPASSTAPVVVGAVAGFYFNRWAARQRDEGRARQMGVLVASGFIVGESLFGVLLAGLIVTTGRPTPLAVVGDGFAMPALLLGAAGFVIVVAALYRAAASLYLRSERRSAA comes from the coding sequence TTGCGCGGGCTCCTTTTGGGAGCCGCGATCACATTGGTGTTCACGGCCGCGAACGTTTACCTCGGGTTGAAGGTCGGCCTTACGTTCGCGTCCACGATTCCCGCTGCGGTCATTTCCATGGCCGTCTTGCGCGCCGTTAAGAACGCCACGATCGTCGAAAACAACATCGTGCAGACGGTCGCGTCCGCGGCCGGGACGCTGTCGGCCGTTATCTTCGTTCTACCGGGTCTAGTAATGATCGGCTGGTGGAGCGGTTTTCCGTTTTGGGAAACCTTCGGCGTGTGCGCCGCCGGCGGCATTCTGGGCGTGATGTACAGCGTGCCGTTACGGCGCGCGCTGGTCGTGCAAAGCGATCTCCCATATCCCGAAGGCGTTGCAGCGGCCGAAGTGCTCAAGGTCGGCGCGGAGCGGTCGCCCGAGGCTTCCGGTGGTGGATTGCGAGCGTTGGTCACCGGGAGCCTCGCGTCGTTCGGGTTTGCAGCCGTCGTCGCCAGCCAACTCTTCACCGGTGAAATCGACGAATACGGGCGCATCGGACCATCGACGACGGGCATCGGTTTCGCGCTCTCGCTCGCGTTGATCGGCGCCGGACACTTGATCGGATTGACCGTCGGTATTGCCATACTCGCCGGCTTGGTCATTGCGTGGGGCGTCGCAATTCCGCTGTTGACCGCGCTCCATCCGTTGGCCGGCGACGCCGCCACCGTCGCGACCGCCGTCTGGTCGCATCAGGTACGTTTTATTGGTGCGGGTGCGATCGGCATCGCATCGATTTGGACGATCGGACAACTCGTCAAGCCGGTCGTGAACGGATTGCGTTCGTCGATCCAAGCGTCGCGACACGCCGCCGCCGGAAACGACGTTCCGATCACGGAACGCGACTTGCCGATCGGCACGGTCGCGATCATCGCCGCGTTGTCGCTCATTCCGGTGGCGCTATTGTTCGTCGAGTTCCTCCGCGGTTCGGTGCCGCCCGGATTGATGGCAGCATTGGTTGCCGGTGCGGTGGCGTACGTCGTCGTGGCTGGATTCGCGGTCGCAGCCGCCTGCGGCTATATGGCCGGGTTGATTGGGTCGTCGAATAGCCCGGTGTCGGGCCTCGCGATTTTAGCGGTGATCGGTGCATCGCTACTGTTGGTCGCGCTGGCCGGTTCGCAAATTGCCGCGCTCGGGCACGCGCTGGTCGCGTATTCGTTGTTCGTTACCGCCATTTTATTGTGCGTCGCAACGATCGCAAACGATAACCTGCAAGACCTCAAGACCGGACAACTCGTCGGTGCCACGCCGTGGAAGCAGCAGGTCGCATTGATTGCCGGCGTGATCGCCGGCTCGCTCGTCATTCCGCCGATTTTGAATGTGCTCGCGCACGCGTACGGATTTCCCGGCGCGCCGGCGCACGGCAACATCCAGCCGCTGGCAGCACCGCAGGCGACGCTGATCTCGGCATTGGCGCGCGGCGTCATTCAAGGCCAGATCGATTGGCGCCTCATCGGCGCGGGTGCGATCCTCGGTGCTGCGATCGTCGCGATCGACGAACTTCTGCGCAAAACGACGCGCCTGCGTTTGCCGCCCCTCGCCGTTGGTCTGGGAATTTATTTACCCGCATCGAGTACGGCGCCGGTCGTCGTCGGTGCCGTCGCCGGCTTCTACTTCAACCGCTGGGCCGCGCGACAACGCGACGAAGGTCGCGCCCGCCAGATGGGCGTCCTCGTGGCTTCCGGTTTCATCGTGGGCGAAAGTCTCTTCGGCGTGCTGTTAGCCGGCCTGATCGTGACGACTGGCCGTCCGACGCCGCTCGCCGTCGTGGGAGACGGATTTGCGATGCCTGCGCTGTTGCTCGGCGCGGCTGGGTTCGTCATCGTGGTTGCGGCATTGTATCGAGCGGCGGCTTCGCTGTACTTGCGGTCGGAGCGGCGCTCGGCAGCTTAA
- a CDS encoding alkaline phosphatase family protein, translating to MLDRRMLAFALLLVVAAGCSGGGGSSSSGSPPISGPTTGPAPTPNPLIKHVVIIVQENRSLDNLFATFPGADGATSGKTKKGTVRLAKYPLEDPLDIHHIWQTFITEYDNGAMDGFGNIGYNDGSPAGSFPYQYVDPNDIQPYWSMAKQYTLSDEMFETQSSGSFVAHQDLIAGDTAINSDEVLANIPTHEPWGCDSPQGTLTSLLKKPRVFLSNQGPFPCLTYKTLRDTLDGSNVSWKYYAPPFTAKSRGWIWTAFDAIHAVRYGPEWKSNVISPETRVLTDARNGDLPAVSWVIPDYLNSDHPGSPSSTGPSWVAQVVNAIGENPDLWKSTAILITWDDWGGFYDHVAPKQIDLQGLGFRVPMIVVSPYARPHHISHTQYEFGSIIKFVEQTFGLPSLNTTDVRSTSMMDCFDFSQTPLKFKPIQAKTSMSTFINERPSSIEVDSE from the coding sequence ATGCTCGATAGGAGAATGCTGGCTTTCGCGCTCTTGCTTGTTGTCGCCGCCGGATGCTCGGGTGGAGGCGGATCGTCGAGCTCGGGCTCGCCGCCAATATCGGGACCGACGACCGGCCCGGCCCCAACGCCGAATCCACTCATCAAACACGTCGTCATTATCGTTCAAGAAAATCGCAGCCTCGACAACCTCTTCGCAACATTCCCGGGCGCCGACGGAGCGACCAGCGGAAAGACGAAGAAGGGCACCGTCCGGCTCGCCAAATACCCGCTTGAAGATCCGCTCGACATTCACCATATTTGGCAGACGTTCATAACCGAATACGACAACGGTGCGATGGATGGATTCGGAAACATCGGGTACAACGACGGGTCGCCGGCGGGAAGCTTTCCGTATCAGTACGTCGATCCCAACGATATCCAACCCTATTGGTCGATGGCCAAGCAATATACCCTGTCCGATGAAATGTTCGAAACGCAGAGCAGCGGCAGCTTCGTGGCACATCAAGATCTCATCGCCGGTGACACGGCGATCAATTCCGACGAGGTACTGGCGAATATCCCGACACACGAACCGTGGGGTTGCGATTCACCGCAAGGTACGCTCACTTCGCTGCTCAAGAAGCCGCGGGTTTTCTTATCGAATCAGGGGCCATTTCCGTGTCTGACGTATAAGACGCTACGCGATACGCTCGACGGTTCGAACGTATCGTGGAAATACTACGCGCCGCCGTTTACCGCCAAGAGCCGCGGCTGGATATGGACGGCGTTCGACGCGATTCACGCCGTTCGATACGGCCCCGAATGGAAATCCAACGTGATTTCGCCCGAAACGCGGGTGTTGACGGATGCTCGGAACGGCGATTTGCCGGCAGTATCGTGGGTTATTCCCGATTACCTCAACTCCGACCACCCCGGCTCGCCATCGAGCACCGGACCGTCTTGGGTGGCACAAGTCGTCAACGCAATCGGTGAAAATCCCGACCTCTGGAAGTCGACGGCGATCCTGATTACATGGGACGACTGGGGTGGATTCTACGATCACGTAGCCCCCAAGCAAATCGATTTGCAAGGCCTAGGCTTCCGCGTTCCGATGATCGTCGTTTCGCCGTACGCGCGCCCCCATCACATTTCACACACGCAGTACGAATTCGGAAGCATCATCAAGTTCGTCGAGCAAACGTTTGGCTTACCGAGCTTAAACACGACCGACGTCCGATCCACCAGCATGATGGATTGCTTCGACTTCAGCCAAACGCCCCTCAAGTTCAAGCCGATTCAAGCCAAAACGAGTATGTCGACGTTCATCAACGAGCGCCCCTCGTCGATCGAAGTCGATTCCGAATAG